One window of Nymphaea colorata isolate Beijing-Zhang1983 chromosome 1, ASM883128v2, whole genome shotgun sequence genomic DNA carries:
- the LOC116250622 gene encoding uncharacterized protein LOC116250622 isoform X2 gives MEGESPASKRVLYVVLVVILLLFLLLSMVSVPVFHGFKVLVSSKAYLSKSAFEIPVTQDAVRPSLCSLGADSGFPSLGTTLPPAYDLLQHMHQQNDCLTSASQASSSLPPTIDDRGTSVRSPEQARHTKALTPVIQPAASPTESMKGVMQQPSLSPDDSSHYLGTEPPLLSPISPVVFHTEPGLVHKRKKLHPEAQLRAPASKVSRKNWALQPLLQCSGPTPPPFAHPHMMTTSLPIKEIAPVEHTQHGNAISPSTYVPMPHAENWVVNRRDHETAPSSQPSGPSSGISEKIPPTIAPTLGKTASPLGTVSRPPTISSGPHGRTQINGPVPAPASLLPSLIASAPDQVIRNAHVSIAPSNSEHHVKRIVNHLSPASSYSISQSHNRASVGNINFPSSMSPSMPDVKNWTPDRESHEPTPRSHTAAPSSGMGEKMPPPTGASPPAEVAAPRSEKAASPLHAVSQTPRLSSEPHARMQISEPIAAPSSLLPSPFSVTASAPEEGIKKRHVSIAPAGSKHVKRIFSHLSPAYSYTTSASHEEGLGMSPSPSQRASSLGSTFLLPPASPPTWRWHVQDVAPFSYGGPAFPDVISPPPSSSARAKKTVFPLLPPPPPNKDCESFTCSEPYTNTPSGSPCGCVLPIQVGLRLSVALYTFFPLVSELASEIATGVFMKASQVRVMGAIADNYQQEKTVVRIDLVPPKQAFDANTAFSVYEKFWHKETAIKSKLFGDYEVLYVRYPGLPPPPPSAAADTTLNGEPSIPENYSGIFKPLGVNVRQQRNKWRGSFIAIVALSSAIALVLCLGATWFFNFKCRESRGHYQNSSSSPWSLASSVTKPSGVGSPLSGSGLNSSFSSSIAAYTGSAKTFTLNEMGKATNNFNPARILGEGGFGRVYSGALEDGTKVAVKVLKREDRQGGKEFLAEVEMLNRLHHRNLVKLIGICVEERNRCLVYELVPNGSVESHLHGVDKQLAPLDWSARMKIALGSARGLAYLHEDSSPRVIHRDFKSSNILLEDDFTPKVSDFGLARAALTDGNEHISTRVMGTFGYVAPEYAMTGHLLVKSDVYSYGVVLLELLTGRKPVDMSQPQGRENLVSWAHPLLTSREGLEMIVDPAFSGSYPFDSVAKVAAIASMCVQPEVSNRPFMGEVVQALKLLCSEADEMYSGSENYSQESLQDFEIITSSSGSAYLNHSSSFAVVDCRHILESSRVLSASDILSSSTRPAEPVSDSFRRYPVSGPLRPNKRQQFWQRFRRLSGRIASEHAVVLNKSKLSLEHP, from the exons ATGGAAGGTGAAAGTCCGGCATCAAAGCGGGTTTTGTACGTTGTTCTGGTGgtgattcttcttctcttcctcctgtTGTCCATGGTTTCTGTTCCGGTTTTTCATGGATTCAAAG TGCTGGTTTCTTCAAAGGCATATCTATCAAAGTCAGCATTTGAAATCCCAGTCACGCAGGATGCTGTGAGACCAAGCTTGTGTTCTCTTGGTGCTGACTCTGGATTTCCTTCTTTGGGAACTACACTTCCACCAGCATATGACCTTCTACAGCATATGCATCAGCAAAATG ACTGTTTGACATCTGCTTCACAAGCATCTTCTTCCCTCCCACCAACTATTGATGATAGAGGAACCAGTGTACGATCTCCTGAGCAAGCACGACATACGAAAGCGCTAACTCCTGTCATTCAACCTGCAG CTTCTCCGACGGAGTCAATGAAAGGAGTCATGCAACAGCCCTCTCTTTCTCCAGATGATTCGTCCCATTATCTTGGCACTGAACCTCCACTTCTTTCTCCAATAAGTCCAGTGGTGTTTCATACCGAACCAGGTTTagtacataaaagaaaaaagttacatCCGGAAGCACAACTACGTGCACCTGCTTCTAAAG TTTCACGAAAAAACTGGGCACTGCAGCCACTCCTGCAATGCTCAGGTCCAACCCCACCGCCTTTTGCACATCCACACATGATGACAACATCTCTACCTATTAAAGAAATTGCACCAGTTGAGCATACTCAACATG GAAATGCTATTTCTCCAAGTACGTATGTTCCAATGCCCCATGCAGAAAATTGGGTGGTCAATAGAAGAGATCATGAAACAGCACCAAGCAGTCAACCATCTGGTCCAAGCAGTGGCATAAGTGAGAAAATTCCACCGACTATAG CACCTACACTTGGGAAAACTGCAAGTCCTCTGGGCACTGTATCTCGACCACCAACGATATCTTCTGGACCCCATGGAAGAACTCAAATAAATGGGCCTGTGCCTGCACCTGCTAGTTTGTTACCTTCTCTTATAGCTTCAGCTCCAGATCAAGTCATCAGGAATGCACATGTATCAATTGCACCGTCAAATTCTGAGCATCACGTGAAGAGGATAGTCAATCATCTTTCACCTGCATCTTCATATTCAATTTCACAATCACACAATAGAG CTTCTGTGGGGAATATTAACTTTCCATCAAGCATGTCTCCCTCAATGCCCGATGTCAAAAATTGGACGCCTGATAGAGAAAGTCATGAACCAACACCAAGGAGTCACACAGCTGCCCCAAGCAGCGGCATGGGTGAGAAAATGCCACCACCTACAG GTGCATCTCCTCCTGCAGAAGTAGCAGCACCTAGATCTGAAAAGGCTGCAAGTCCTCTGCATGCTGTATCTCAAACGCCAAGGCTGTCTTCCGAACCCCATGCAAGAATGCAAATAAGTGAGCCTATAGCTGCACCTTCTAGTTTGTTACCTTCTCCATTTTCTGTTACAGCTTCAGCTCCAGAGGAAGGCATCAAGAAGCGACATGTATCAATTGCACCAGCAGGTTCAAAGCATGTGAAAAGGATATTTAGTCATCTTTCACCTGCATACTCGTACACAACTTCTGCATCACATGAAGAAG GCCTGGGTATGTCACCATCTCCTTCTCAAAGGGCCTCCAGTCTGGGTAGTACATTCCTGCTTCCACCAGCATCCCCTCCAACTTGGAGATGGCACGTGCAAGATGTTGCTCCATTCTCCTATGGTG GTCCTGCATTTCCTGATGTAATTTCCCCCCCTCCATCATCTTCAGCAAGAGCCAAAAAAACAGTATTTCCATTGCTACCACCACCACCCCCAAACAAAG ATTGTGAGTCATTTACATGTTCAGAGCCTTACACAAATACTCCGTCAGGATCGCCATGTGGTTGTGTATTGCCTATTCAAGTTGGACTACGTCTCAGTGTTGCACTGTATACATTTTTCCCTTTAGTATCAGAGCTAGCATCAGAAATAGCAACTGGTGTCTTCATGAAAGCAAGCCAGGTCCGTGTTATGGGTGCAATTGCAGACAACTACCAACAGGAGAAAACTGTTGTACGTATTGATTTGGTGCCACCTAAACAAGCATTTGATGCTAATACAGCATTCTCTGTCTATGAGAAATTCTGGCACAAGGAGACTGCCATAAAAAGTAAACTATTTGGAGACTATGAAGTATTATACGTCCGATATCCAG GGCTTCCTCCGCCTCCACCTTCAGCTGCAGCAGATACTACACTCAATGGTGAGCCATCTATACCAGAAAATTATTCAGGAATCTTTAAGCCCCTTGGTGTCAATGTGagacaacaaagaaacaagTGGAGAGGCAGCTTCATTGCTATTGTTGCTCTTTCTTCAGCTATAGCATTGGTTTTGTGCCTCGGTGCAACTTGGTTTTTCAATTTTAAGTGCAGAGAATCTAGAGGCCACTATCAAAACTCCAGCTCATCACCATGGTCATTGGCTTCAAGTGTCACAAAGCCATCAG GAGTAGGATCTCCATTATCAGGCAGTGGGCTGAATTCTTCATTCAGTTCCAGCATTGCAGCATATACTGGATCTGCTAAAACATTCACCTTAAATGAGATGGGAAAAGCTACAAATAATTTCAATCCTGCAAGAATACTTGGGGAGGGTGGTTTTGGTCGAGTTTACAGTGGTGCTCTTGAAGATGGAACCAAGGTGGCAGTGAAAGTCCTCAAGCGGGAAGATCGACAAGGTGGGAAGGAGTTTCTAGCTGAAGTGGAGATGCTTAATCGTCTGCATCACCGAAATTTGGTGAAGTTAATTGGTATATGCGTAGAGGAGCGCAACCGCTGCTTGGTATATGAACTTGTTCCTAATGGTAGCGTGGAATCCCATTTGCATG GAGTGGACAAACAGTTGGCGCCACTTGATTGGAGTGCACGAATGAAGATTGCACTTGGTTCTGCGCGAGGTCTTGCATATCTACATGAAGATTCAAGCCCTCGCGTTATCCATAGGGATTTCAAGTCAAGCAATATTTTACTTGAAGATGATTTTACACCAAAAGTCTCTGATTTTGGCTTGGCTCGTGCAGCTCTAACAGATGGGAATGAGCACATCTCCACACGTGTTATGGGAACTTTTGG TTATGTTGCTCCAGAATATGCTATGACTGGTCATCTTCTTGTCAAAAGTGATGTTTACAGCTACGGCGTTGTTCTTCTTGAGCTACTAACTGGAAGAAAACCAGTGGATATGTCACAGCCCCAAGGCCGAGAAAACTTGGTTAGTTGGGCTCATCCACTTCTTACAAGTAGAGAAGGTCTGGAGATGATTGTTGACCCAGCCTTCTCTGGTAGTTACCCATTTGACAGTGTTGCCAAAGTTGCTGCAATAGCTTCCATGTGCGTGCAGCCTGAAGTTTCAAATCGACCATTTATGGGTGAGGTGGTACAGGCTCTAAAGCTTCTCTGCAGTGAGGCTGATGAAATGTACAGTGGATCAGAAAACTACAGCCAAGAGTCTCTTCAGGACTTTGAGATCATAACCAGTTCCTCAGGCTCGGCGTATTTGAATCACTCTTCCTCGTTTGCCGTAGTTGATTGCAGACACATTCTAGAGTCTAGTAGGGTTCTATCAGCATCAGATATATTAAGTAGTTCAACGAGGCCTGCGGAACCCGTATCAGATTCCTTTAGGAGGTATCCTGTCTCTGGTCCACTAAGACCAAACAAAAGGCAGCAATTCTGGCAGAGATTTAGAAGATTATCAGGCAGAATAGCGAGCGAACATGCAGTTGTGCTAAATAAGAGCAAACTTTCACTGGAACATCCGTGA
- the LOC116250622 gene encoding uncharacterized protein LOC116250622 isoform X1, translated as MEGESPASKRVLYVVLVVILLLFLLLSMVSVPVFHGFKVLVSSKAYLSKSAFEIPVTQDAVRPSLCSLGADSGFPSLGTTLPPAYDLLQHMHQQNDCLTSASQASSSLPPTIDDRGTSVRSPEQARHTKALTPVIQPAASPTESMKGVMQQPSLSPDDSSHYLGTEPPLLSPISPVVFHTEPGLVHKRKKLHPEAQLRAPASKVSRKNWALQPLLQCSGPTPPPFAHPHMMTTSLPIKEIAPVEHTQHGNAISPSTYVPMPHAENWVVNRRDHETAPSSQPSGPSSGISEKIPPTIAPTLGKTASPLGTVSRPPTISSGPHGRTQINGPVPAPASLLPSLIASAPDQVIRNAHVSIAPSNSEHHVKRIVNHLSPASSYSISQSHNRASVGNINFPSSMSPSMPDVKNWTPDRESHEPTPRSHTAAPSSGMGEKMPPPTGASPPAEVAAPRSEKAASPLHAVSQTPRLSSEPHARMQISEPIAAPSSLLPSPFSVTASAPEEGIKKRHVSIAPAGSKHVKRIFSHLSPAYSYTTSASHEEGLGMSPSPSQRASSLGSTFLLPPASPPTWRWHVQDVAPFSYGGPAFPDVISPPPSSSARAKKTVFPLLPPPPPNKDCESFTCSEPYTNTPSGSPCGCVLPIQVGLRLSVALYTFFPLVSELASEIATGVFMKASQVRVMGAIADNYQQEKTVVRIDLVPPKQAFDANTAFSVYEKFWHKETAIKSKLFGDYEVLYVRYPGLPPPPPSAAADTTLNGEPSIPENYSGIFKPLGVNVRQQRNKWRGSFIAIVALSSAIALVLCLGATWFFNFKCRESRGHYQNSSSSPWSLASSVTKPSAGVGSPLSGSGLNSSFSSSIAAYTGSAKTFTLNEMGKATNNFNPARILGEGGFGRVYSGALEDGTKVAVKVLKREDRQGGKEFLAEVEMLNRLHHRNLVKLIGICVEERNRCLVYELVPNGSVESHLHGVDKQLAPLDWSARMKIALGSARGLAYLHEDSSPRVIHRDFKSSNILLEDDFTPKVSDFGLARAALTDGNEHISTRVMGTFGYVAPEYAMTGHLLVKSDVYSYGVVLLELLTGRKPVDMSQPQGRENLVSWAHPLLTSREGLEMIVDPAFSGSYPFDSVAKVAAIASMCVQPEVSNRPFMGEVVQALKLLCSEADEMYSGSENYSQESLQDFEIITSSSGSAYLNHSSSFAVVDCRHILESSRVLSASDILSSSTRPAEPVSDSFRRYPVSGPLRPNKRQQFWQRFRRLSGRIASEHAVVLNKSKLSLEHP; from the exons ATGGAAGGTGAAAGTCCGGCATCAAAGCGGGTTTTGTACGTTGTTCTGGTGgtgattcttcttctcttcctcctgtTGTCCATGGTTTCTGTTCCGGTTTTTCATGGATTCAAAG TGCTGGTTTCTTCAAAGGCATATCTATCAAAGTCAGCATTTGAAATCCCAGTCACGCAGGATGCTGTGAGACCAAGCTTGTGTTCTCTTGGTGCTGACTCTGGATTTCCTTCTTTGGGAACTACACTTCCACCAGCATATGACCTTCTACAGCATATGCATCAGCAAAATG ACTGTTTGACATCTGCTTCACAAGCATCTTCTTCCCTCCCACCAACTATTGATGATAGAGGAACCAGTGTACGATCTCCTGAGCAAGCACGACATACGAAAGCGCTAACTCCTGTCATTCAACCTGCAG CTTCTCCGACGGAGTCAATGAAAGGAGTCATGCAACAGCCCTCTCTTTCTCCAGATGATTCGTCCCATTATCTTGGCACTGAACCTCCACTTCTTTCTCCAATAAGTCCAGTGGTGTTTCATACCGAACCAGGTTTagtacataaaagaaaaaagttacatCCGGAAGCACAACTACGTGCACCTGCTTCTAAAG TTTCACGAAAAAACTGGGCACTGCAGCCACTCCTGCAATGCTCAGGTCCAACCCCACCGCCTTTTGCACATCCACACATGATGACAACATCTCTACCTATTAAAGAAATTGCACCAGTTGAGCATACTCAACATG GAAATGCTATTTCTCCAAGTACGTATGTTCCAATGCCCCATGCAGAAAATTGGGTGGTCAATAGAAGAGATCATGAAACAGCACCAAGCAGTCAACCATCTGGTCCAAGCAGTGGCATAAGTGAGAAAATTCCACCGACTATAG CACCTACACTTGGGAAAACTGCAAGTCCTCTGGGCACTGTATCTCGACCACCAACGATATCTTCTGGACCCCATGGAAGAACTCAAATAAATGGGCCTGTGCCTGCACCTGCTAGTTTGTTACCTTCTCTTATAGCTTCAGCTCCAGATCAAGTCATCAGGAATGCACATGTATCAATTGCACCGTCAAATTCTGAGCATCACGTGAAGAGGATAGTCAATCATCTTTCACCTGCATCTTCATATTCAATTTCACAATCACACAATAGAG CTTCTGTGGGGAATATTAACTTTCCATCAAGCATGTCTCCCTCAATGCCCGATGTCAAAAATTGGACGCCTGATAGAGAAAGTCATGAACCAACACCAAGGAGTCACACAGCTGCCCCAAGCAGCGGCATGGGTGAGAAAATGCCACCACCTACAG GTGCATCTCCTCCTGCAGAAGTAGCAGCACCTAGATCTGAAAAGGCTGCAAGTCCTCTGCATGCTGTATCTCAAACGCCAAGGCTGTCTTCCGAACCCCATGCAAGAATGCAAATAAGTGAGCCTATAGCTGCACCTTCTAGTTTGTTACCTTCTCCATTTTCTGTTACAGCTTCAGCTCCAGAGGAAGGCATCAAGAAGCGACATGTATCAATTGCACCAGCAGGTTCAAAGCATGTGAAAAGGATATTTAGTCATCTTTCACCTGCATACTCGTACACAACTTCTGCATCACATGAAGAAG GCCTGGGTATGTCACCATCTCCTTCTCAAAGGGCCTCCAGTCTGGGTAGTACATTCCTGCTTCCACCAGCATCCCCTCCAACTTGGAGATGGCACGTGCAAGATGTTGCTCCATTCTCCTATGGTG GTCCTGCATTTCCTGATGTAATTTCCCCCCCTCCATCATCTTCAGCAAGAGCCAAAAAAACAGTATTTCCATTGCTACCACCACCACCCCCAAACAAAG ATTGTGAGTCATTTACATGTTCAGAGCCTTACACAAATACTCCGTCAGGATCGCCATGTGGTTGTGTATTGCCTATTCAAGTTGGACTACGTCTCAGTGTTGCACTGTATACATTTTTCCCTTTAGTATCAGAGCTAGCATCAGAAATAGCAACTGGTGTCTTCATGAAAGCAAGCCAGGTCCGTGTTATGGGTGCAATTGCAGACAACTACCAACAGGAGAAAACTGTTGTACGTATTGATTTGGTGCCACCTAAACAAGCATTTGATGCTAATACAGCATTCTCTGTCTATGAGAAATTCTGGCACAAGGAGACTGCCATAAAAAGTAAACTATTTGGAGACTATGAAGTATTATACGTCCGATATCCAG GGCTTCCTCCGCCTCCACCTTCAGCTGCAGCAGATACTACACTCAATGGTGAGCCATCTATACCAGAAAATTATTCAGGAATCTTTAAGCCCCTTGGTGTCAATGTGagacaacaaagaaacaagTGGAGAGGCAGCTTCATTGCTATTGTTGCTCTTTCTTCAGCTATAGCATTGGTTTTGTGCCTCGGTGCAACTTGGTTTTTCAATTTTAAGTGCAGAGAATCTAGAGGCCACTATCAAAACTCCAGCTCATCACCATGGTCATTGGCTTCAAGTGTCACAAAGCCATCAG CAGGAGTAGGATCTCCATTATCAGGCAGTGGGCTGAATTCTTCATTCAGTTCCAGCATTGCAGCATATACTGGATCTGCTAAAACATTCACCTTAAATGAGATGGGAAAAGCTACAAATAATTTCAATCCTGCAAGAATACTTGGGGAGGGTGGTTTTGGTCGAGTTTACAGTGGTGCTCTTGAAGATGGAACCAAGGTGGCAGTGAAAGTCCTCAAGCGGGAAGATCGACAAGGTGGGAAGGAGTTTCTAGCTGAAGTGGAGATGCTTAATCGTCTGCATCACCGAAATTTGGTGAAGTTAATTGGTATATGCGTAGAGGAGCGCAACCGCTGCTTGGTATATGAACTTGTTCCTAATGGTAGCGTGGAATCCCATTTGCATG GAGTGGACAAACAGTTGGCGCCACTTGATTGGAGTGCACGAATGAAGATTGCACTTGGTTCTGCGCGAGGTCTTGCATATCTACATGAAGATTCAAGCCCTCGCGTTATCCATAGGGATTTCAAGTCAAGCAATATTTTACTTGAAGATGATTTTACACCAAAAGTCTCTGATTTTGGCTTGGCTCGTGCAGCTCTAACAGATGGGAATGAGCACATCTCCACACGTGTTATGGGAACTTTTGG TTATGTTGCTCCAGAATATGCTATGACTGGTCATCTTCTTGTCAAAAGTGATGTTTACAGCTACGGCGTTGTTCTTCTTGAGCTACTAACTGGAAGAAAACCAGTGGATATGTCACAGCCCCAAGGCCGAGAAAACTTGGTTAGTTGGGCTCATCCACTTCTTACAAGTAGAGAAGGTCTGGAGATGATTGTTGACCCAGCCTTCTCTGGTAGTTACCCATTTGACAGTGTTGCCAAAGTTGCTGCAATAGCTTCCATGTGCGTGCAGCCTGAAGTTTCAAATCGACCATTTATGGGTGAGGTGGTACAGGCTCTAAAGCTTCTCTGCAGTGAGGCTGATGAAATGTACAGTGGATCAGAAAACTACAGCCAAGAGTCTCTTCAGGACTTTGAGATCATAACCAGTTCCTCAGGCTCGGCGTATTTGAATCACTCTTCCTCGTTTGCCGTAGTTGATTGCAGACACATTCTAGAGTCTAGTAGGGTTCTATCAGCATCAGATATATTAAGTAGTTCAACGAGGCCTGCGGAACCCGTATCAGATTCCTTTAGGAGGTATCCTGTCTCTGGTCCACTAAGACCAAACAAAAGGCAGCAATTCTGGCAGAGATTTAGAAGATTATCAGGCAGAATAGCGAGCGAACATGCAGTTGTGCTAAATAAGAGCAAACTTTCACTGGAACATCCGTGA